Within Epilithonimonas zeae, the genomic segment AAAACAAACAAACCCCGCAGTCGTATCGTGAATCGGAAGCCCAAGAACAAATCGTACATATTTCGAAGCAAAGTAAGACAGCAAAACTCTTCCCATCGGCCAGTTCACCACATTCACACCTTGCGAATATCTGGATCCAACGGACATATCTGCATTTTTGCAGGCTTCGTAAAGCTTGATTAAATCTTTTGGATTGTGGGAAAAATCGGCATCCATCTCGAAAATGAAATCATAGTCGTTATGAATCGCCCATTGAAATCCGTGAATATACGCTTTACCCAATCCATCTTTGATTTTTCTAACAGTCAAGTGTAGCTGAATTGGATATTTTTCCCGTAAACTTTTTACAATTTCTGCAGTTCCGTCCGGAGAAGAGTCATCCACCACCAACACATGAAAATCCTGCTGCAAATCAAAAACCGCCGAAATGATTTTTTCGATGTTTTCTTTTTCGTTGTAAGTTGGAATTATGACAAGCTTCTTCATCCGTGAAATAATTCGCAAAGATAATCTTTTACACGTTAACCTTTTTTGATGGATTATAAATTAACTTTTTTTAACCAGAATATTTAATAATTAAATTTACCATTAGCCATTTCTAATTCCTATTTTTGCAAAAATTTTTTGAAGTTGATTAGAATCGCGGAACATAACGATTGGGTGATATATTGTATTCTTGGGAGTATCTTTATATACATTATCCTTTTGTCTG encodes:
- a CDS encoding polyprenol monophosphomannose synthase encodes the protein MKKLVIIPTYNEKENIEKIISAVFDLQQDFHVLVVDDSSPDGTAEIVKSLREKYPIQLHLTVRKIKDGLGKAYIHGFQWAIHNDYDFIFEMDADFSHNPKDLIKLYEACKNADMSVGSRYSQGVNVVNWPMGRVLLSYFASKYVRFVLGLPIHDTTAGFVCFRKETLIAIGLDKIKLKGYGFQVEMKYRVFKKNLKIVEVPIIFTDRTEGESKMNGGIIQEAVFGVLNLKWKNLIGKL